In the genome of Mycosarcoma maydis chromosome 21, whole genome shotgun sequence, one region contains:
- a CDS encoding uncharacterized protein (related to ferric reductase): protein MSPETGWSSVSTFVARHTQNFSAADVLEPHWGYADRALPCTSGAATCAYLDIVYSAHDRGMTYAAVFWLLIFALLFVCAVVTWSRRSQNPIVQPRKACVVKNKESWVVSSTRPMSTLERWSKAATATRRSYLLPNCRGTYFFNRVTRAQVVVLAIITIYMIIFSFVGMAYRSWSVPTKNSQKSTIRSSLGPFSDRVGVLAFALTPLSILLASRESLLSVLTGLPYHHFNFLHRWVGHIIFAQSAIHTIGWCIIEIRLYQPQPAKALQLIQETYLIWGIVAMTALLALWILSTPWCRRIFGYEFFRKAHYVLAMVFIGACWGHWEQLKVFLLPSLLLWGADRALRLLRTACIHYGVLSDGSVGFRIIHSTFQVFSDTEHGHVVRLDFEHPHSGRPWKVGQHFFLTFTDTSIWQSHPFTPLSFPVADGGSVRHSYLIRAKSGDTKKLARTLLSKDPKVKSTGVILTGPYGIDIMSTRQTSPTNVLCISGGTGITFTLPVLTALSQNVCNTDDQVQLIWAVKRTRDILWVQDELLAMIKLAPRLSIRIFITGSRDPASNSPSLESGHEGKRDSTSSVAEPSSSLSHKETDDVADADAVQVHPSLAKLISGYTRPNLQTAFSDFSQAVSFGSIKVYVSGPDSMTSQARSFVASSNKPLEILKGNPAYDVELITDERFD from the coding sequence ATGTCACCCGAGACAGGCTGGTCAAGCGTATCGACATTTGTTGCGCGTCACACTCAGAACTTTTCGGCAGCAGATGTATTGGAACCGCATTGGGGTTATGCCGACCGAGCTCTTCCGTGTACGAGTGGTGCTGCCACTTGCGCCTACCTCGATATCGTCTACTCGGCACATGATCGAGGCATGACATACGCCGCTGTCTTTTGGCTCCTCATCTTTGCGTTGCTCTTTGTATGCGCCGTTGTCACCTGGTCCCGCCGCTCCCAGAACCCCATCGTCCAACCTCGAAAGGCGTGCGTGGTCAAGAACAAGGAGTCTTGGGTAGTTTCCAGTACCAGGCCGATGTCGACTCTGGAAAGATGGTCAAAGGCAGCCACGGCCACTCGCAGATCATACTTGCTTCCGAATTGCAGAGGGACCTACTTCTTCAACCGCGTCACTCGAGCCCAGGTGGTCGttctcgccatcatcaccatctaCATGATCATCTTTTCCTTCGTTGGCATGGCTTACCGCTCTTGGTCTGTTCCCACCAAGAACAGCCAAAAGAGTACTATTCGTTCCTCGTTGGGTCCTTTCTCTGACCGCGTCGGAGTACTGGCATTCGCCCTAACCCCCTTGTCTATCCTCCTCGCtagtcgtgaatcactccTTTCGGTCCTCACCGGCTTGCCATATCATCACTTTAATTTTCTTCATCGATGGGTCGGGCACATTATCTTTGCTCAATCGGCTATCCACACCATCGGGTGGTGTATCATCGAGATTCGTCTTTACCAGCCACAGCCCGCCAAAGCACTCCAACTCATTCAGGAGACTTACCTAATTTGGGGCATCGTAGCCATGACGGCTCTCCTTGCTCTTTGGATCCTTTCCACACCATGGTGCCGCCGAATCTTTGGTTACGAGTTCTTCCGCAAGGCTCACTACGTCCTCGCCATGGTCTTCATCGGAGCTTGCTGGGGACACTGGGAACAACTCAAGGTTTTCCTTCTGCCCTCTCTGCTCCTTTGGGGAGCCGATCGTGCGCTTCGTCTGCTCAGGACCGCTTGCATTCACTACGGCGTACTTTCAGATGGCTCAGTCGGATTCAGAATCATCCACAGCACTTTCCAAGTCTTCTCTGACACTGAGCATGGCCATGTGGTTAGGCTTGACTTTGAGCACCCCCACTCTGGTCGTCCTTGGAAAGTGGGTCAACACTTCTTCCTCACCTTCACTGACACAAGCATCTGGCAGTCGCATCCTTTCACTCCCCTCAGCTTTCCGGTCGCCGATGGTGGAAGTGTGAGGCATTCGTACCTGATCCGAGCAAAGAGCGGCGACACAAAGAAGCTTGCTCGTACGCTCCTTTCCAAGGATCCAAAGGTAAAATCGACAGGTGTCATTCTTACTGGTCCCTACGGAATCGACATCATGTCCACGAGACAGACTAGTCCAACAAATGTGCTCTGCATCTCGGGTGGCACTGGCATCACGTTTACGCTCCCTGTCCTTACGGCGCTTTCTCAAAACGTATGCAACACTGACGATCAAGTTCAGCTCATCTGGGCCGTTAAACGCACCCGGGACATCTTGTGGGTTCAGGACGAGCTCTTGGCCATGATCAAGCTCGCACCTAGGCTTTCGATCCGCATCTTCATCACTGGGTCTAGAGATCCTGCTTCAAATTCTCCGAGCCTAGAATCGGGGCACGAGGGCAAACGGGACTCAACTTCGTCTGTAGCAGAGCCCAGCTCGTCTTTATCTCACAAGGAAACTGACGACgttgcggatgcggatgcggtgCAGGTACACCCCTCCCTTGCCAAACTCATCTCGGGCTACACTCGACCCAACCTTCAGACAGCTTTTTCGGACTTCTCGCAAGCAGTGAGCTTCGGTTCGATCAAGGTATATGTTAGCGGTCCCGATTCCATGACAAGTCAGGCAAGGTCTTTCGTTGCATCATCCAACAAGCCGTTAGAGATACTCAAGGGGAATCCGGCGTACGATGTCGAGCTGATTACCGACGAGCGCTTCGATTGA
- a CDS encoding uncharacterized protein (related to copper transport protein), producing MNHSSMSMGDMGDGMGSASCKISMLWNWYTIDACFLSSSWHVTTKGTFAVSCIGVMLMVVCLEALRRLSVELDKSLSRQLVQRYRLLQDPRKDSSANDAATLESISSPREILLRITPLQQLVRAVLHAVTFGLAYLIMLLAMYFNGYIIISIILGAGIGKFFCDWKSAAFAINLASPDHHSVTGLDQSTLAQRKLASLQKEDAEAQAGSSHTVCCE from the exons ATGAACCATTCAAGTATGAGCATGGGCGATATGGGCGATGGGATGGGATCGGCTTCCTGCAAGATTTCAATGCTGTGGAACTGGTATACCATCGATGCTT GCTTCCTCTCCTCTTCGTGGCACGTGACCACCAAGGGGACTTTTGCAGTCTCCTGCATTGGTGTAATGCTCATGGTGGTCTGTCTCGAAGCACTCCGACGGCTTTCGGTCGAACTTGACAAGTCGCTTTCGAGACAATTGGTGCAACGATATCGCCTCCTTCAAGATCCGAGAAAGGACAGCAGTGCGAACGATGCGGCGACACTCGAatcgatcagctcgccTCGCGAGATCCTGCTTAGAATCACGCCGCTTCAACAACTCGTTCGCGCCGTGCTGCATGCCGTCACTTTTGGCCTGGCATACCTCATCATGCTTCTCGCCATGTACTTCAATGGCTACATTATCATTTCCATCATCCTTGGTGCGGGTATCGGCAAATTTTTCTGCGATTGGAAGTCGGCCGCATTTGCCATCAACCTCGCTTCACCCGATCATCACTCGGTCACAGGCTTGGATCAATCTACACTGGCTCAGAGGAAGCTCGCTTCTCTACAAAAGGAAGATGCCGAAGCCCAAGCTGGATCCTCGCACACTGTCTGCTGCGAGTGA